In Lampris incognitus isolate fLamInc1 chromosome 13, fLamInc1.hap2, whole genome shotgun sequence, the genomic stretch AGAACAAGTGAATGGGCTACACCAATTGTGCCAGTCATGAAAAAGGATGGGTCTCTTAAGGATCTGTGGTGATTTTAAAGTCACTGTGAACCCTGTCTTGACTACAGAACAGTATTCTTTACCCCTCATTGATGACCTCTTTTCAGGTTTGTCTGGAGGACAGAAGTTCAGTAAGGTAGACTTGTGTCAGGCATATCTGCAGATGCATGTGGATCCAGGGTCACATGAACTGTTGACCATAGTGACACACAAAGGGCTGTACAGGTACCATAGGCTCCCTTTTGGGATTACTTCTGCTCCTGCACTGTTCCAAAGCGCAATGGACCAAATTCTTAGTGGGCTACCAGGGGTCCAGCGCTATCTGGATGACCTCCTTATCACAGGTCCAGATGAGGAGTCCCACTTAAGGAACATGGATGCAACACTACAAAGACTGGAGGATTATGGTCTGAGAGAAAGGAAGAATAAATGTGAGTTTTTCAGATCTTCTGTTGAGTACCTGGGCCACGTAATTGACAGTAATGGACTCCACAAAGCACCATCAAAGGTGAAGGCTATTGTGGATGAGATCATTTCTTGGCCTGCTGACATACTATGCAAAGTTCGTGCCTAACCTCGCCAATAAGTTGAAGCCACTGCACAAACTTTTAAACAAAAGCAATATGTGGAAGTGGACAGACAAATGGGAGGCAGCTTTCAGAACAGTCAAGTTGGCCCTCTGAATCAGAGGCCCTCACTCATTTCGACCCCAAACGACCACTTCAGTTGGCATGTGACGCCTCACCGTATGGTGTAGGTGCAGTAGTGTCACACATCTTACCATCAGGGGAAGAGAGACCAATTTCCTTCACATCGAGGACCTTGAGCCAGGAAGAAAGCAGATACGCACAGACTGAGCGTAAAGCACTGTGTATAATATTTGGAGTGCGGAAATTCCATCAGTATCTTTTTGGCAGGAAATTTACGCTACTGCCTGACCATTGACCACTCACCTCTATCTTTGGTCCCCACACTGGTATACCATCACTGGCAGCCAGTCACATGCAGAGATGGTCTCTGTTGTTGTCCGCTCACCAGTATGACATAAAGTACAGGAAAGCAGACTGGCACGGGAACGCAGATGGGCTCTCCAGGCTCCCTTTACCTGTCACACACGCTGAGCCAACACAAGCCGAGATCTTCTACTTCAAAGAAGTACCTCCTGTTCCAGTGACCTCGACTCATGTGAAGAAACACATACACGCTGATCCAGTCCTGTCTGAGGTTATGGACATCATCACCtgtggaaggagaggagagaagacacaGAGTTTGAAGCCTTACCTAGTGAGAAGGAACGAGTTTCAGCACAGTCTGGGTGCTTATTGTGTGGCTATTGTGTCATCATTCCACTGCCACTAAGAAAGTGCTTGATGAGCTCCACTCTGGACACTGTGGTGTGGTGCGAAGGAAAGAGATCGCACGCAGCTATTTCTGGTGACCAGGCCTGGACGCAGCTATAGAGGAGAAAGCAAAGTCATGTTCTGCCTGCCAGAAATTGAGAAACCTCCCACAGCTGGCTCCATTACAGCCATGGGACTGGCCTGAAGAACTGTGGCAAACAGTCCATATAGACTTTGCTGGACTGCTGGAGAACTACATGTTTTTAGTGGTGGTCGACGCTCATATCAAATGGCCTGAGGTTGCCGTCATGAAGAGCACCTCCTCAGAGAGAACCATTGAAGAGCTAAGGTCTGTCTGCAGTCGTTTTGGTTTACCACAGCAGCTTGTTAGTGATAACGGCCCACAGCTAGTATCTGAAGAGTTCAAGACATTCATAGAAGAGAAGGGAATCCAACACGTCGAGTCTGCGCCGTATCATCCAGCCACAAATGGGCTCACAGAAAGATTCGTATAGACCATGAAGCAAGCGATCAAGTCTTCTCAAGGTACGTAGTCCCTCAATTGGCGTCTCAGTGTCTTCCTGTTGTCTTACCGAAACACATCTCATGCTACCACAAAGGTGTCTCCTGCCACGGCTCTGTTCAAGAGACAACCCGCACTCATCTGGACCTCCTGAGACCACAAAAGACAAGAGAGGTTGTGCACCACAGAGAGCTCAGGTAGAGAGACGAGGGAAAGCAAGGCTGCGGAGCTTCACAGCTGGTGACAGGATTCTCGCCTGGAATTATGCCAGGGGGGAAAGTGGACACCAGTGTCAGTTTTAGCAAAAACAGGTCGTGTCTTACACAGTAGAAACCAGTAGTAATCTAATCTGGAGAAGACACATTGATCAACTACTCCATGCTTCTGGTTCCTGTGTTGACTCACCTCAATCATTATCCTTTGATCTAGAGCTGGAGGTGTACCAGGAACCACCTCCATCACCAGAAGATCCCCAGACGCCAGCGGCCGGATGGATACAGTTCCTGACACCACTATGCCTGCTGAGGTGCCTACGCTTCGCCCAGACCAGGACCCATACATGCCCCACCCAGAGACACAGTGACTGACTTACCCACAGGTCATACTTACCCCAGAAGAGACAGAGGACCTCCGGATAGACTGACACTGTAGTCTAGAGACTAACCCACAGTGTTGGGGCATAATAATCCCCAGAAATGAGGTTGTCTACCGTCTTTCCCTAGCTCAGGCAAAAGTTCTATATTGTCAAAACAAGTTTTGGTAATTAACACATGTTAATTTGATAAACGTAATTATAAAGGGAAGAATACCAAACAATTGAGACTGTGACATAGTAATAGAGTTTATTTGAAACCGAGACTTTAAAGAAAGTATACATAGAGTGAAATGCTTTACTTTTGTCAAGGGAACATCCAAAGTAAAGGGGAGGAATATGTTATATATTGGCCATCTAGGTTTGTCCCTTCTGAAATACTGTCACGCTTCccttgtgtaccttgtgtgttatGGTTATGCGGATTCCGGGGTTCCGACAAGAATACGTCTGACCACATAACATACTCCGTCTCCTGCCTCTTTATTAGAAGTTATACTCAAGTAGAAATAGGAGTAtacaacacaaataatgttcaaaacaAGAAACAATCaactaccgagtaatatacaaaaaaaatctcagatagagaagtggaatataatttgagagggaaattaaacttcaagaaattatgtgttgaacaattttgaagagcatgggcatttcaatctgtggggtaaaattgtgtaaCAGTTTgaacatggaactcaaacaaagttcaaacattacgcagttcaagaagaagtacaaaggtctaaTTTTCAAGAGATATGgcgatgatgaagagttgtgttaactgttaaagttttacttatctccgAACATTCCTAAAAaaatttttcattttcctttatatgacactgagtggatatctgggttattatatatatgtatatgtatatgtatatgcatatgcatatatatgcatatatgcatatatatatatgcatatgcgtgtgtgtgtgtgtgtgtgtatatatatatatatatatatatatatatatatatatatatatatttgctccttatttgttgagcactttccttaccgttgagtgtttattttaacaaagttatatattttttcttttcatttttgtaatgtatagtagctgaattaatttaagagtaggtgagaaggggtaggaaaaaatatgtgtatacttcctcctactccttttcgaacatgtaacaaataatttgATGTATCTGGATATTTGTTCGCTgaatttgatgtgtggatttgtcgattacttcagattattggcaatggattatctgtatgttatatcccaCTTGTTTACATGCTCGAAATAATTCATTCATGACGGGCTTCAATCGACGACTGTAGTACCAACGCAGGTCTTTTTAAGTCATTAACAAAAAGTAACTTGACTAGCAAAATAGATAAGTGAATAAATAATATTGGGCTCATTTGGAAAGTACAAAGTAGGCTATACATCTTGGGTGTACAAAATAAACACGATAATGTGTAGCTTTACGATGCTCCGGCTTCCATTCAGTTTAGCAGAAACTACATCTCCCATGATCCTACTGAACAGGAAGTAATATATACGTTTGGTCCAATCAACGGTCTTGGATGCTTTCTTGAACCCATAACACGGAGAGAGAAATGCTTTTCCAAATCAAACTCATAAGCAAATTAACTTTCCCCACTGGTTAAGTACATACTTCCGCTGGATATTAGTCACACGTTACGATAAACGCGTTTGGTTCGCTGTCGACACGCAGTTTTAAAGTAAACGGTAAAGGGGAGGTTGACTCGGTCGAGCTGGCTAACTAGCCACGTAAGCTAGCTAACCATACATGGGCTCGAAAGTAAGGCGCACCGATGGAAACTGCGCCTAAGACGACCAAATCAGTTGTTGCGTATAGTACGCCTTGTGAATATGCAGTCAAGTCCTTGTTCACCAAAAGAGAAAAGGGTAAGGTGCTATTAGATTTGATAGCCAGTTAACTGATGGTTGACAAGTACCTCATGCGTTTTACTGTtcccacacacatctacacacacctcATGTTTATGCATACACGAAGATGCGCTATAACGTCGCATATCTAGAAACTGTAATGTATTTAGATTTGCTGTCTTCGTCACTCATTGCCTGGCATCTTCCCAGCCTGCTAATCAGCTGAGCGCCTCCCTGAAGGAGAGGCTCAAGAGAACGAGGCGCTCCTTCACCTCGCCCATCTCTGTGGCCAAACGCCTTTGTGTGGATGGGGAGAAGGATGGCCAGCAAGTCTTGGCAAATACCAAAGAGATTGTTCATTCCTCTGCAAGAGACGGGCACGATGTTGACACAAGCAGAAATGAAGTGCGGCCAGTGACTGATGGAGTTCTCAGACCCATTCATGACCCAACACAACCTCCTCCAGTAGATGCGTTACAGCTACGAGGCCTGCTGAAAAGAGAGGTTCGAGACAGGGTGGAGACTTTGCGCAGGCTAAAGTTGGTGAAAATGTACAGAAACAAGGTATCGTCTCTATATTTTGGGTTGCTGCTAATGCCCTTACACacatcttttgtttttatttatttatttttactagaCTACAGATGGTCCCTTTTCTTACCCAATGTACCTTCCACAGAATGACTTGACGGAGCTACAGAGGTTGATTGACAAGTGGCGGAGTTGTGCTCAAGCTGCATTGTATGAGCTGCAGACAGATCTCCCCATAGATGGAAGCAAGGCCAGCCTGTCTCAACTAATTGATATGTTTGGCATAGATGACAAGATCCTGCACTTTGATCGCACAGAAGATGACTTTACTTCTTAATAGCTTTAAGATTTTTACAATACTGTTTTATTTGTTACTGTTATATACTATTGATTTGAAGTTGTTAACGTCATAAGCTTATCTAACTTGAATTCGAAAATGTTAGTTATTTCTTtgttcaataaaaataaaaaatcttcatACAGTAGTTCTTCAGTTGTGGTTCAGCTGATAAAGTGCTGGGAAGGTTTTCATCCTCCAGCGCTCCACCTCAGCCCTAAGGAGAGCCAAGTCCTCTGCCTGTGCTCTGGCTTGGTCAACCAGCTTCTTTTTCTGAAGGATTTCACGGTAGCGCTGTTTTGCTTTCGCCTCCTGATTTTTTTCTGCAGCTAAACACAAATGACATGACACTTAGATTTACAAAATGTATCACACCTTTGGTGCTATTTTAAATTGTCATAGGCACATTGTTTCATTATATGCACTTCATAAATCACAAAGTTTAttccgttcatctggatacaacattcattgagagaaacgtttcatcgctcatctaagagacttccatcagtctcagctgactgcaggtatccccacccttataaacaatacagtggcataacgccaAAAccgacgatcggtttcatatgcaaattactatgacccttaattagagttacaatggccatgtgtactattcagaggatttgggaatagttgcaacacAGCAatctcttgatgcatgctcagtaatccaggtaagaaaaccaaagaaggttgaatcagttcatctggatacaacgtttattgacagataggtttcatcactcatctaagtgatgaaACGCATCACTCTGCAGTCTactgacggcaggtatccccacccttataaacaatacagctgcataacgactgtcaccaacgatcagtttaatatgcaaatattggcgtgaccattaactagttacaatagccacgtgtactattcacggaggacttgggaatgtttgcaatcacagcattgtaagatgggaaCAGATGTACTCACATGGGataccaaacagacgctggccaaagaatggcacaacacaggagagctaacagactccgcagtctatacccatctacaggccaatggccactctttcaaggataaggatgtgcacatgcttgatagagaggatgctggtttgaacggggagtcaaagaggtcatctatgtgaacagGGAACAACCatacctgaaccggggggggggggactaagagtacatggGCCTCACCCCTTCAGCGTGAGACTGAACCACATGAAACTGGCCACCGTGCCGTGCccacagcatggtggcccagtggatagtactgtcacctcacagcaggaaggtcctgggtttggaccttggggggtcatcccaggtcgtcctctgtgtggagtttgcatgttctctccgtgatGGGTTgtgatgggttttctctgggtgctccggtttccaccaccatcaaaagaaatatgcatgttagggttaatactcctgtctgtgcccctgaccaaggcaatgggaaaagaactggagttggtccccgagtgcagcatgaaggcggcagcccactgcacctagctacacagatcacagctaggatgggttaatttgcagtaactgaatttctccaaggggataaaggaaacttgggggggggggacatctggattgagcatgcataaagatacgcTTGATACAATTTTTGTTTATGCCGTCACTTATAGACAAATCACTACCACTGTGTATAAGACATAATATATTTTTATACTATATATTTATGATTTAATTTTATACCGAAAATGACATTACCTGTTGCTTTATAGATTTGTTTCTTCTCAGCCACGGTCACCTGTTTATCTGCAATCCGCTGATCTAAGATAGCAATCTTCTCAGCCTTCACTGCTTCCTGCCTGTTGAGCTGTTTGATCATTTTCTTACGTTGTTGTACATTCTTAAGGTGAATCTGTTAAAACAGGAGACATGTAGTCAAATAAAGACACTCAAGCAAAGAAAAATAGATATTTATGAACATGCTCGTGTTACCTTTTCCTGCAAAGCTTTCTTTTTCTCCAAAGCGGCAACTTGATTTGCCATGCGCTTATCATGATCTCGCTCACTGAGATACTGTAGAGGAAAAAATTGATGGAATGTAAAGGGAACAAAAAAGTATGGCAAAAGTTAAGATGATCATTCCACAGGCAAGTCAAACCTCACTGAGACTATCTGAAATATCTTGGTCTttgaaataaacaaaaacaacaaaatagaCTGGAACAGACTAATTCAAAGCATGTGGTCATTACTTCGAAGTATCACCTTGTGCTCAGCCACCTCCGGGAGATAATATAATAAACCAATATTGATCGCCATATCATGCTATATCAAATTAATTACAGACTTATTTTGAGTATGTTTTGAGGGTAAAATATTTGACAGCTTGAATCTACACTAAGCTTATGTCCATATCCAAGGTAAGATTTTTAGGTAGGACTCTTGTTCAGAGTTACTTAAAATGAGTAGGTAGAGGGTCAGTACTTTGCTCAAGAACATCTCAAACAGTACAAAATGACTCTTGGCTGGAATCAAACCTGAGAACATGTTATTAAAAGAAGGCTACCCTTCCTAAGCCAAATAGGAGTTCGACAAGTGATTATATCACGGTTGATTTCCCATTGGTTTCTCTGTTTTCATAGCAGTGGTGCCCACCCTGCTCATGTTAGGAACCTCTGCTCATTACACTCACTTCCCGTAGTTTCTTGGTGACATGTAACTTCTGTATATCCCTGGCTCTGGTCTCGAGGTCCTCTATCTGCATCCTCAACCTCTTGTTTTCCCAATCCTGTTGGATGATGCTCTTACAGATTTCCTTGGTCTCCATCATGATGGCTATCTTCTGTTCACCCAACATCTGATCGCAGAGAGTCAACATAATCAACTGTCTGCAGAAGGACATACTACAGGGCCATTTTAAGACATCATCCATGCAAATCGACATGGTATCGATTTGCAAATGTGAGTATACACTGGTGTTGACTTCATGTTAAACCagctttatcttctttttttgtatATGTGCCCTTTTTTTGAACAGTTATGCCGAAATGTTTGCCAGGATATGCGTCACAGATTCCCTGGATGAAGAGTAGCAGGGTGTTTGGTGGTTCAGGCTGACCTTACCTTGACTGTTTTGTTGAGGTCCTCCACCACACTCCTGTGAAGGAGGACTGCATCAGAGTAGTCGGCTATGAAGTCTGTTGGCACCACCTCCACCTGCCCCTGCTTGAGCTGGATGTGGACCATGATGTCTTGCTGGAAGCGGATCTTCTCTTCACGCAGGCTGAAAGGGGTTGGACATGGCCCCACATGGGAGGATGTTGATCCATGAAGAAATAAATACTTAACCCCTTACTATTTTAAGTATCAAgttttttcccctgtttttttTTGACAAAGAAGCAGTTACAAGCATGACTTAGGACATGCTTGCTTTATTCAAGCACAGTCCTTTTCTCAAGTATTTGAGTAGTCCAGTGCAAGGACATTataaagaacattttcttttATATTTGACGCATAAGTAAAACTATGTCACAATATAAACTAATCAAAAGATCAATAAAATTTACTGAGGTGGAAATTTGACCACATTTACATCTGTGGCATTCCGGCATTAACCAGGGTAAAGAACGCTGTATATTTTGAAAATCACAATAGTAAATCTACATTTAAAATAGATAACTACATGATCATACCCATGAAGTTCATCAATGAGATTTTTGATTTCCTTTTCAGCAAGCTCATCCTCATTGGTCCTCTTCTGCAGGAAAGTCTGCATCTCAGCAAGAGTCAGAGCCTTCATTTTTACCTGTCATGGGTCCAAAAATAAGGaggcacatttaaaaaaaaaaaaagcacagcgGAAATGTTCAGGCCCACTCATAGTTTCATAATTGTGGCATTGAACTTAATGAAAGGACTTAAGCCCCACCTGTCTGGAGCCCAGTATGCTGTTCAGGCCACAGAGAACATGTATAAAGAACACTTGTCTATGAACAGGTACAGATTTGCCGTATTTGTTCTATTATCGGAAATGACTGAGCACTAAGTGTCAAGCCAAAGACCACATTCTCCTGTCTTGGCAACGCAGATATATTGCAGCCTTTTCGATCACGATGCACTCCCGCAGAATCCCATTTCCAAACCTCAGATAGCCAAAGCATCTTGAAATTAAATGAAAACATTTATGATCTATGTATTGAGTGGAATTTTAGGAATGCCGTTGTCGGCACATGAAATTAGAAACATTTCAACTGCTAAACAGACAAAACAGAGTATAATAGTAAATGTAGTTGTGTTTGCTTTTTGATGCACACACTTTTTCGACATGAAATGCCACTCTATTTTTGATACAATTAAGTCACCTAAACATTTTAGTGGTTTCATTCCTGAGGTGTTGGGACTAGCAAGGCTCTCGTGCTGAatgtctcgttttttttttttctataaccTTTATTACCTTTTGTTCACTCTCTATTTTGGTTCTGCGGACTGAACGGAACCTTTCCCATATTGATGGTTCTAAACCTTTCGGCATATTCTTTGGAGAGTCCAACTCCTCCATGGCCTTCAGCGTTTGGTCGAGTCCATCAGCAGTTGCCAAGCCACACAAAGACGGCTCTTTAACGGGGCTGATGGTGTTGTCCGTCAGGGTCCTCATTCTTTGAAGTCTAAGGCAGAAACAGAAGAACACAAACGAACACAAACACATTACAATGTtaatcttttttatgttaatattTTTTCCCCAATTTGAAAATTATTAGTGTACACAATAACATTTTTATACAAGGTGATTAGCAATTACAGTACCACACACCTGGGTCTGCGTTTGTATAGTTTATACAGAAGACTAACAACATGGTGTGGTACATCAGTGAACTCCTTCCTGAATTTTTTGTCGAGACACTTGGGAGAGATTGCTTGAATTACAATATATTAGGGAACAAACGTTTACTGCCCAAAGGTTTAAAACATTTCAGTTTATATCACCAGTCCTACTTTGTCCTCAGTCA encodes the following:
- the sfr1 gene encoding swi5-dependent recombination DNA repair protein 1 homolog, which gives rise to MQSSPCSPKEKRPANQLSASLKERLKRTRRSFTSPISVAKRLCVDGEKDGQQVLANTKEIVHSSARDGHDVDTSRNEVRPVTDGVLRPIHDPTQPPPVDALQLRGLLKREVRDRVETLRRLKLVKMYRNKNDLTELQRLIDKWRSCAQAALYELQTDLPIDGSKASLSQLIDMFGIDDKILHFDRTEDDFTS